CTCAAACTCACATTCATCTTCAATTGGCGGACGCCCATCATGAATCAAAAACTCACGACGCTGCAAGTAAGCATCGCGTACCATGAGATACTCGTCCAAAGCACCTTCAAGTTGTTCCTCTAGCGGCAGTAGTTCGGCTCGAGTATTGATCAACCATAAGGAGCGAAGTGCCCACTCAGTTTGTGAGTCATTAAGCTCATCATAAGGGCTATAAAATGCAAAGGTGTCAATGGCAAAGCCAGAACCATCTCTGACTGTCGAAGGCCCAATAAATGGCAACATGATAAACGGTCCAGACTCAAAGCCCCACACTGCGAGTGTCTGTCCAAAGTCTTCTTCTTCTCTTTCTAGCCCCATCTCTGTAGCAGGATCGAGTAAACCAGCAATACCAATGGTGCTATTGATTAAAAAGCGCCCCGTGTCTTTACCGGCTTTGAGAAACTTACCTTGCAAAATATCATTCAGAATCGTGGTGA
The DNA window shown above is from Kangiella marina and carries:
- a CDS encoding VacJ family lipoprotein, which gives rise to MRSNPILIFLSAILLTACATTGDNPKDPYEERNRAVWDFNRSIDKALLKPVAEGYQYITPDPVEKGVSNFFSNLGEITTILNDILQGKFLKAGKDTGRFLINSTIGIAGLLDPATEMGLEREEEDFGQTLAVWGFESGPFIMLPFIGPSTVRDGSGFAIDTFAFYSPYDELNDSQTEWALRSLWLINTRAELLPLEEQLEGALDEYLMVRDAYLQRREFLIHDGRPPIEDECEFEEECEEW